The Dickeya poaceiphila DNA window TAGGAACGCACCAGCCGCAACGCTCGCTGGATAGCCTGTTCAGTACCGGAATCGATATTGGCGGTCGCTTCATCCAGAATTAAAATTCTTGGCGTCGCCACCAGCACCCTGGCCAGCGCCAGCAGTTGCTTTTGCCCAACGGACAGGTTATTGCCCTGCTCGCCAATCCGACTATGAATGCCTTCCGGCATGTTACGCACCAGCGATGCCAGTTGCACCATCTCCAGCGCCTGCCAAACTATTTCCTCACTGATGTCACGCCCCAGTGTGACATTCGCGTACATAGAATCGGCCAACACCACTGGATCCTGCTGCACCATCGCCACATGCTGGCGCAATACCTGATGCGATAAGCTCGGCAACAGACGATTATCCAGACGAATTTCCCCGCTATCTGGTGCGTAATACCCCATCAGCAGGTTTGCCAGCGTACTTTTACCACTCCCGGTATGCCCAACTAACGCGACAAATCCCCGATCCGGCACATGCAGCTCAATGTGATGCAACACCGGCCTGTCTTTATGATAAGAAAACGTCACTTTATTGATATCAATGCGCCCACTCTCTAACGCACGAATATCATCACCGTATTGCTGACAGGCACCATCCATCAATTCAAAAATACGCTCTCCGGCTACAACGGCCTGCTGCAACATCGATTGCTGGGTGGTCAATTCAATCAGTGGCTCATTCAACCGGCCTAAATAGTTGATAAAGGCATACAACACCCCAACGCCTACAGAACCGACAGCACTAAACCCAAATTGTAGCAACAGACCGCACATCACCAGTGCCGAAAACAGGCTTAGCAGTGGGCGCAACAGGAACCCATCCAACCTCAGTGTCTGCATACGCGTGTCATAATGCGACCAACTGGCGACGCTAAGCTTTTTACCAAACCTTATCTGTTGACGAAACTGTTGGATAATATTCATGCCACTGATGGATTCGTTGAAGCCATCATTGATATCCGCCAGGTAACTACGCATCCGGCGAACGACAGGCGTGCTGTAGCGTTGATAAATCGCCATAACAATTGCTACTGCCGGAAAAATTGTGGTGGCCACCAGCGCCATACGCCAGTCCAGGCTGAACATGGCAATCAGCATCGCCCCAATTAGCGCGGCGCTGCGCAGTACACTGCCCACCACCATCACGTACAGATCCCGAACCACTTCCGTATCATTAGTCACGCGGGAAATTAACTGCCCGACGGGTTGGGTGTCAAACACCGACAAGGGTTGACGCAAAGCGGCATCCATTACATCAATGCGCAACTGCTGCACGACACCAACCGCAACACGATTGAACATCAACGCCTGAATATAGTGCAACAGCGCCGCCATGATCTGTAACAGGACATATACTGTCGCCAGACTGGCCGCAATCAGCAATGGAAACTCGCCTTTACTCACCACATGATCAATGAAATAACTGACCAGCACCGGACCTGCGACTTCTGCTCCAGCCGCTACCCATAATAGCAACACACCGGTTCCGAGCGTTTTCTTCCACGGCAGCCCGTAAGCCAATAGCCGTCTCAGTGTCGGCCATAACGCACGGGGATTATTCATTCGATTGTTCCTCACAGGGTGAATCATCCAGCGCGGCTTCCAGTTGCTGATAGCGGAACATATCACGATACCATCCAGCCTGCTGCGACAGGTACGCATGATCGCCACGCTGCGCCACATATCCTTGCTGCAACACCAGAATTTCATCGGCATCTACCAGTGCCGACAAGCGATGTGCACTGATAATCAGGGTCCGTTTCTGCCCCCACTGGCGCAAGTTGCTCAAAATCTGGTGTTCCGTGCGTCCATCTACCGCTGACAATGCATCATCCAGCACCAGCACTTCAGCTTCCAGCAACAGCGCGCGAGCAATGGCAATGCGTTGTTTTTGACCACCAGACAGCATGACTCCCCGTTCACCCACCTCAGTTTGGTATCCCTGCGGCAGGCGAAGGATGTCATCATGTACATTTGCCAACCGCGCCGCTTCTTCTATTTGTTGTTGGGAAGCATCAGGGCGGCCCAGCGCGATGTTATTAGCTACTGAATCCGAAAACAGGAACGGCGTCTGACTCACTACCGCAAAGCGGCTGCGCAGTGCATCCAACTGAATGTGGTGCAATGGTTGCTGATGATAGGTAATCTGCCCTTGCTCAACATCAAAATAACGCAGAAGCAATGCCAGCAACGTACTCTTGCCAGAACCGGTTGGACCGCAAAGCCCCAGCGTTTTTCCCGGCGCCAATGTAAAGCGAACATCATTGAGCACCAACGCCGCACTCCCCGGATAGTGGAATGCGTCAATCCTTGCAACCAACGTTCCAGAGTCAGCGGGTAATGCCTGAAAACCATCTACCACTACCGGCTCTTCAGACAATAATTGACGGATTCGACCGTAAGCAGCGCTACCTCGCTCAACAATATTAAACATCCAGGCTAACGCCAGCATCGGCCAAATCATCAACCCCAGATACATCACAAAGCTGGTTAATGCCCCCAGAGTCAGGGCACCATTAATCACCATCCAGCTACCGCCACCGACGGCCAGCAAATTAGAAATCGCTACCGCGATATAAATGGTCGGGTCGAAACGCGCATCTATACGCGCCACTCGCATATTTTTTTGTCCGGCGTCAGCAGCGACCTGAGCAAAACGACCCGACTGATGATCTTCTAGTCCAAAGGCTTTGATCATGCGAATACTGATAAGGCTCTCCTGAGCATGGTCATTGAGTGAGGAAAAAGCAGCCTGTGCGTCCTTGAAACGTTGATGCAACTGGGTGCCATAACGCTTAATGATCACAGCCATCAATGGCATTGGCACCAGCGCTATTAGCGTCAACTGCCAACTCAGTTGGGTACACATCACTACCAGTACCGCACATCCCATCACCATGGAATCAACCAGCGTTAACACCCCTTCACCGGCGGCAAACACAACCCGATCCACGTCATTGGTGGCACGGGCAAGCAAGTCTCCAGTACGGTGGCGAAGATAAAAGGCAGGATGCTGCCGACTCAGTTGGCGATAGAAATCTTCACGCAGTTCAACGGCCAATTGATAGGCTGCACCAAACAGCCATATACGCCAGAAATAGCGCAATAGATAGGTCAATAAGGCGACCAGCAGAATTCCGCCAATCCACCACAGCACCGAGGATGTGGCCATTTGATGCTGTGTTACGCCATCAACAATAATGCCAACCAGTCTGGGCGGCAGCAATTGCAGGATAGCAATCACAATCAACAGGATTACCGCCCCCATATAGCGCTTCCATTCACGGCGGAAATACCATCCCAGTTGAACAAAGAGTCTCACGCGTTTTCAGTCCATCAGCTACATAGCAAAGTAGAATGCAGTAAACAGGTCATTATACATAAAGTGAATAGTGAATTAATTTTATACCTGCAGGGGCAAGGCTGTTGTTTGTTTAATACACTCCATGGCGAAACTGGAGGTGACATCAACCAGCCCCGGTATACCATTGACCAAACGTTTGTAAAAAGCATCGTAGCTTTTCATATCAGCTACCTGAACCTGCATCAGATAGTCGTATTCTCCCGCCATGCGATAAAACGCCAGCACCTCAGGCATATCGGAAACAAAACGGGAAAATTCACGATACCAGGCGCTGTTATGTTGCTGTGTCTTCAATAACACAAATGCCGTTAGCCCCAACCCCAATTTTTCGTTATCCAGCAACGCAACGCGCGACTTGATATATCCCTCATCCTCCAGCCGTTTAAGCCGTTTCCAGCACGGGGTGGAAGTCAGGTTCACTGCCTCAGCCAACGCCTGCAGTGAAAGAGTGCAATCCTGCTGTAGCAATGACAGCAAAATACGATCAGTTTTATCCAGCATAGTGATATAAAAGAGAAAAATTTTCTCTAGTTAGCACTCTTTACAGACAAAAAAGCAATCTTTTTTTCTGTAAAAACCGATACGCTAAATCATATCCCTCCAAGCTCATGTACGTACTACATCAGTTGGTGGAACACCGCGTGAGAATATGACTATTTTTCAGCAGGACAACTAACATGACCAGCACCTGGGTACGTGATGCCGTCAGTGCAATTGAGGCCGACTTTCAACGCTCAGCAGATACTCATCTGATTCGTCTGACTCTGCCGGACTATCCCGGTATTTACTTTTACCTTAAAGACGAGAGCACACACCCTAGCGGTAGTCTCAAGCATCGCCTTGCTCGGTCCCTATTTCTGTACGGTCTTTGCAATGGCTGGATTAACGAAGGTACACCAATTATTGAAGCGTCATCCGGCAGTACAGCTGTATCGGAAGCCTATTTCGCCCGCCTGCTAGGACTACCGTTCATTGCCGTGATGCCATCCTGTACAGCCAGACGAAAAATTGAACAGATCACGTTCTACGGCGGGAATTGCCATTTCGTCGAACAATCCGGCCAGATTTACGCGGCCTCCGAAGAACTGGCCAAAGAATTGCACGGCCACTACATGGATCAGTTCACTTATGCAGAACGTGCCACCGATTGGCGCGGCAATAATAACATTGCAGACAGCATCTACCGACAAATGGAGCGCGAACCATTCCCAACACCAGATTATCTGGTGATGAGCGCTGGTACAGGCGGCACCTCCGCTACGCTGGGGCGCTATATCCGTTACAAAGGACTGGATACGCAACTGGTGGTGGTAGACCCGGAAAACTCGGTATTCTACGATTGCTATCGTCAGCAGGATCGCACACTCACCGGAAAATGCGGCAGTCTTATTGAAGGCATTGGTCGCCCGCGAGCCGAGCCATCGTTTATTCCTGGCGTTATCGACGACATGATAAAAGTACCTGATGCCGCCAGTATTGCTACCTTGTACTGGCTGGAACAGATTCTGGGGCGCAAGGTCGGACCGTCCACAGGGACTAACGTCTGGGGTATGCTGCAACTGGCCGCAAAAATGGTGGCAGAAGGACGACGTGGGGCAATCGTTACCTTGCTGTGCGACAGTGGTGAGCGCTATCTTGATACTTATTACAATCAGGATTGGGTAAAAAGCCACATCGGTGATGTCATGCCCTATCTCCAGCAACTGACCGAAAAATATCGCCTTCCATGATGGCATCCTGAGCGGCTGCACGCTCCTTGCACTGAACCGCACCGGGATTTCAGGTACCATAAGCGCCAGAATAGGTTTGACGAACAGCGGCCAACTGGCGGCTCCCACGCATGAGGGTAAACAAGAATGACAAGCGCAGTTGTAGTTTTCAGCGGTGGTCAGGACTCTACCACCTGTCTGATACAAGCATTGCAGCAGTACGATGACGTCCATTGCGTCACTTTTGACTATGGGCAGCGCCACCGCGCTGAAATCGATGTTGCCGCTGAACTGGCGCAAATGCTGGGAGCAAAAGCGCATAAAGTGCTGAACGTCAGTTTGCTCAACGAACTGGCGGTCAGCAGCCTGACCCGCGACAATATCCCTGTGCCCGAATTTGACGCTACGAGTGATGGTTTGCCGAGTACCTTTGTTCCCGGTCGAAATATCCTCTTTCTGACACTGGCTTCGATTTATGCCTATCAGGTGGGAGCCAATACTGTTATTACCGGCGTCTGTGAAACCGATTTTTCCGGCTATCCTGATTGCCGCGATGAATTCGTCAAGGCATTGAATCAGGCAGTAGCGTTGGGGTTGGCTAAAGACATTCGCTTCGTGACGCCGCTGATGTGGCTCAATAAAGCTGAAACCTGGGCGCTGGCGGACTACTATCAACAGCTTGATATCGTCAAAAACCATACACTCACCTGTTACAACGGCATCAAAGGAACGGGGTGTGGGCAATGTGCTGCGTGTCATCTGCGGGCAAAAGGGCTGGCGGAGTACCAGCATAATCCATCAGCCGTAATGGCTTCGTTGAAACACAAAACCGGGCTGAAGTAGACCCACCGGGTACCAGACAAGACAATGCTTGTCTGGTACTGGCCTTTCACATTTGATCCTGCCTGCCGCTGTGGAATGGCATTCTCGCCAGCTTTCCCCAACGATAAAACGAGTTACAGACGCAAGCGGGACTGATTGCGTTCGATCAGCGCACTGCCAATTCCCGGAACCTCCTGTAGCTGATCGATCTGGGTAAACGGACCATTTTGCTCACGATAAGACACTATCGCCTGAGCCTTTTTTAGCCCAACGCCATTAAGTGCTGCAGCCAGTTGTTCTGCCGTTGCGGTGTTAATGCTCACTTCCTCTTCATCTGACGTTGTAGCGGGCTTAGCCGATTTTTCAGTTTTCTGCTCCGGCGAAGAGGGTTTCACTGCAGTTGCCGCGGTTTTCTCCGGCGTGGTAGTGCCGGGCGAGGCATGAAGCCACGTTGAGACACCGGAGAGACTCATCCCGACAATCAGACATAACGCTTTGATTCCTGAGTTTTTCATGCTGTTTCCTCCTTGTGTTTGACAGCACAGCTACAATGCCTGAGCACTAGACACACGACAAACAGCAAACTGAAAATGTGGAAAAGGCCGCGAAAGCGGCCTTTAAATATTGCAGTGATTTGCAAAACTCTGCGAGGGTTATTGCACTTCTTGTGCAGCGTTACCGAACTTAATCTTCGCCTGACTACGCAAGCTGGTCAGCAAAGTATCAAACAACGCCCCCACAGAGCTTTGCTCAATCTGGGTTCCGAACTGTTTCTTCTGCTCATCAGACAAGGTATGTGGCTTCACAGCATCCAATGCAACCAGAACGATATTACCAGCCTGATCCTGAGCCACTGCGTAAGACGGTTGGTCTTTCTTCGGCTGCGGCATCGCAAACACCGTTTCCGCCAGCGCATCAGTCTGACCAACAGAGGACATCTCTTTCGCTGCACTAAAACTCAGGCCAGCGGTTTTCATGCTGTCGGTTTTACCCTGATGGAGATCAGCGAGAATCTTTTCAGCGTCAACTCTGGCTTGTTGCTCTGCGTTTTGACGTTTCAACGCCTGAACGACCTGCTCGCGCACCTGATCCAACGGTTGAGTCGTTTCCGGCTTGTGGTCAGTCACGCGCAATACGAACGCACGATCACCTTCGACGCTGATCACATCTGAATTGTTACCCGGCGTGCCATTCTCACCAACCAGCGAACCACCCAAAATAGCCTGAGTCACCGGTTGGAAGTTCAATGCGGCAGGTACGTTGTCACGCGTGAACCAGTCTGTCTGAACTGCCTTGACGTTGGCGACTTTCTCAGCAGAAATCAACGATTCATTATCATTGCTGGCCGCTTCACTCACCTTCTGCTGTAAAGCGTAAAACGCATCCAGCGATTTCTCACGTTTTACCTTTTCAGCCAAATCAGCACGAACCTCATCCAACGCTTTAACACGCTGAGCCTGAATATCATCCAGTCGAATAATCAGGTAACCTACCGAAGATTTAACAACATCAGACAATTGGCCTTTCTGCTTCAGACCAGCCTGTTTGATTTCATCGACTGTAGAGCCATCATCCATCCAACCCAAGTCACCGCCATTACGACGGGAAACAATATCAGTAGATTTTTCCTTAGCCAGCGCCGCAAAATCAGCGCCTTTCTTCAACTGCTCCAGTACTGCTTTAGCATCCGCCTCAGTTTTTAACTGAATGACGCTGTATTTTTTGCGTTCCGGCTGGGTGAACTCACTCTTATGCTGCTCGTAGTACGCGGCGATATCACTACTATCCACCTTGGTTTTGTCCATGATGGCAGCCGCATCCAGCATAATATAGCTGACTTTGAACTGCTCTGGCGCCAGATAACGGCCCTTGTTCTGATCGTAGAAGTTTTTCACTTCCTCATCAGAAACCGTCTGATTCCTGGCTCTGGCATTGAGATCGATAGTTGCCGTACGAATGGTGCGATCTTGTGCTGCCATCGCCACCAGATTATTAAGCTCCTGCGGCAATACGAAGTCAGTGTTACCTAACCCGCGAATCAATTGTTGAGTCAACAATTGCTTACGCAGAAATTGCACATAAGCATCTGTCGTCAGCCCCAGTTGACGCACCTGTGACAAGTATTTGTCATTATCGAAACGGTTATTGGTCTGAAATTCAGGCACAACGAAAATCGCCTGTTTGACCTGATCGTCGCTGATACTCAGCCCCAAGGTATGGGCATACTGCACAACCAGCGTTTCATCAATGAGCTGTGACAGCACCTGCTTGCGCAACTGCTGCATATACCCCTCATTAGCGGCCAGTGCAGAGAAATTATCTCCCAACATCTCCTGCTGGCGACTACGCTCATTCTGAACCCCTTGCTCAAGCTGGGACCGGGTAATCTCCTGGCCATTTACCTTGGCCGCGTAATCACCTGAACCTCGTATCAGGTAATCTCCCACACCGGTCAACACGAATGAACCAATAATCAAGGCAAGAATAATTTTCAGCACGACGTTGTTAGCGGCCGCGCGTAAATTGTCCATCATAATGTGACAACACTCCGCTGTAGAATGGATAACACTTCCCCTGCGCAGGCCGTAGCCATACTTCCCTGCTATTGCTATAGCCGTCTTCGGCTAGGGCGCATTCAAGTATTTGCCTGATAACAGTAATCTCAATTAGCTGTAAAAAAAGGCACATCATGCCATGATGCGCCTCATATCTTACCTTACCCATCACATTGAGTCAGGTAGTGTTTGGACTGGAAAGTCGTCCCGACTCAGATTTTGCTAATTAATCATCAATTCACTGAATCTTTCAGTGCTTTACCAGCGCGAAAACCCGGCACTTTAGCGGCAGGAATATTGATTTCCTTCCCGGTTTGCGGGTTACGGCCAGTACGCGCCGCACGCTCACGAACAGAAAACGTACCAAAACCAACTAAAGCAACGTCATCCCCTGCTTTCAGAGATTCGGTAACAGACCCAATAATTGCATCCAACACACGCCCTGCTGCCGCTTTGGAAATATCAGCATCTGCGGCAATTTTGTCGATCAATTGTGACTTGTTCACACTATCATCCCCTCTGAAATACTGTCATTACGCTAGGGTGTCCAGCGCAGCATGTAGCTTTATTAATTCAGTCAAAACCCCGGTTACCGGCCTGCAGTCTCGACAGTGCTCTAACTTAGCGGCACGAAAAAAGGCTGGCAAGCACCAATTTACTTACCAACCCTTATTTTCTCAGTGGTTTTTGCTATAGGTCACTATTTTTTAGCCACCGACTTTACCACATCCATGCCATAAGGTGAGTTCTGCAAGGCCAGAGTAAGCACTTCCTCAATGCGTTTGACTGGGTGAATGTCCAAATCGGCAATCACATTCTGCGGAATTTCTTCCAGATCGCGCTTGTTCTCTTCCGGAATCAGCACGGTCTTGATCCCGCCGCGGTGTGCAGCCAGCAATTTTTCTTTTAACCCGCCAATTGGCAACACCAGCCCACGCAGCGTGATTTCCCCCGTCATCGCTACATCAGCACGCACCGGGTTACCGGTTAAACAAGACACCAATGCGGTACACATTGCAATACCGGCACTCGGACCATCTTTCGGTGTCGCCCCTTCCGGCACATGAACGTGAATATCACGTTTTTCATAGAAGTCGGAATTAATTCCCAGCTTTTCAGCTCTGGCTCGTACCACAGTCAGTGCAGCCTGAATCGACTCCTGCATAACTTCACCCAGAGAACCGGTGTAAGTCAGCTTACCTTTGCCCGGTACGCTGGCAGTTTCTATCGTCAACAGATCGCCACCGACTTCCGTCCAGGCAAGCCCCGTTACCTGACCAACACGATTCTCTTCGTCTGCACGACCATAGTCGTGGCGTTGAACGCCGAGATACTCCTTCAGATTGTCGCCAGTAATAAGGATATGCTTGATAGCCTTATCCATCATGAGCGCTTTTACCGCCTTACGGCACAGCTTGGAGATTTCACGCTCCAGACTACGCACCCCAGCTTCGCGGGTGTAATAGCGAATGATGCCGATAATGGCACTATCTTCGACCGTCAGCTCACCTTTTTTCAGGGCATTACGCTCAATTTGCTTCGGCAGCAAGTGCTGACGCGCAATATTGAGTTTTTCATCCTCGGTATAGCCGGACAGCCTGATCACTTCCATACGATCCAGCAGCGGTGCCGGAATGTTCATGGAGTTGGACGTTGCCACAAACATGACGTCGGACAGGTCGTAATCCACTTCCAGATAATGATCGTTAAATGCCACGTTCTGTTCCGGGTCCAGTACTTCCAACAGGGCAGAAGCAGGATCGCCGCGCATATCGGAAGACATCTTATCGATCTCATCCAATAAGAATAACGGGTTTTTTACGCCCACCTTCGCCATCTTCTGAATCAGTTTGCCCGGCATGGAACCGATATAGGTGCGACGATGACCGCGGATTTCCGCTTCATCGCGTACGCCGCCCAGCGCCATACGGACATACTTGCGACCGGTAGC harbors:
- a CDS encoding SmdB family multidrug efflux ABC transporter permease/ATP-binding protein, with product MNNPRALWPTLRRLLAYGLPWKKTLGTGVLLLWVAAGAEVAGPVLVSYFIDHVVSKGEFPLLIAASLATVYVLLQIMAALLHYIQALMFNRVAVGVVQQLRIDVMDAALRQPLSVFDTQPVGQLISRVTNDTEVVRDLYVMVVGSVLRSAALIGAMLIAMFSLDWRMALVATTIFPAVAIVMAIYQRYSTPVVRRMRSYLADINDGFNESISGMNIIQQFRQQIRFGKKLSVASWSHYDTRMQTLRLDGFLLRPLLSLFSALVMCGLLLQFGFSAVGSVGVGVLYAFINYLGRLNEPLIELTTQQSMLQQAVVAGERIFELMDGACQQYGDDIRALESGRIDINKVTFSYHKDRPVLHHIELHVPDRGFVALVGHTGSGKSTLANLLMGYYAPDSGEIRLDNRLLPSLSHQVLRQHVAMVQQDPVVLADSMYANVTLGRDISEEIVWQALEMVQLASLVRNMPEGIHSRIGEQGNNLSVGQKQLLALARVLVATPRILILDEATANIDSGTEQAIQRALRLVRSYTTLVVIAHRLSTIVEADNILVLHHGRTVEQGTHEQLLAKEGRYYQMYQLQQAGKELTFSQPHDSVALISQAP
- a CDS encoding SmdA family multidrug ABC transporter permease/ATP-binding protein, which gives rise to MRLFVQLGWYFRREWKRYMGAVILLIVIAILQLLPPRLVGIIVDGVTQHQMATSSVLWWIGGILLVALLTYLLRYFWRIWLFGAAYQLAVELREDFYRQLSRQHPAFYLRHRTGDLLARATNDVDRVVFAAGEGVLTLVDSMVMGCAVLVVMCTQLSWQLTLIALVPMPLMAVIIKRYGTQLHQRFKDAQAAFSSLNDHAQESLISIRMIKAFGLEDHQSGRFAQVAADAGQKNMRVARIDARFDPTIYIAVAISNLLAVGGGSWMVINGALTLGALTSFVMYLGLMIWPMLALAWMFNIVERGSAAYGRIRQLLSEEPVVVDGFQALPADSGTLVARIDAFHYPGSAALVLNDVRFTLAPGKTLGLCGPTGSGKSTLLALLLRYFDVEQGQITYHQQPLHHIQLDALRSRFAVVSQTPFLFSDSVANNIALGRPDASQQQIEEAARLANVHDDILRLPQGYQTEVGERGVMLSGGQKQRIAIARALLLEAEVLVLDDALSAVDGRTEHQILSNLRQWGQKRTLIISAHRLSALVDADEILVLQQGYVAQRGDHAYLSQQAGWYRDMFRYQQLEAALDDSPCEEQSNE
- a CDS encoding Lrp/AsnC family transcriptional regulator, translating into MLDKTDRILLSLLQQDCTLSLQALAEAVNLTSTPCWKRLKRLEDEGYIKSRVALLDNEKLGLGLTAFVLLKTQQHNSAWYREFSRFVSDMPEVLAFYRMAGEYDYLMQVQVADMKSYDAFYKRLVNGIPGLVDVTSSFAMECIKQTTALPLQV
- a CDS encoding PLP-dependent cysteine synthase family protein, with protein sequence MTSTWVRDAVSAIEADFQRSADTHLIRLTLPDYPGIYFYLKDESTHPSGSLKHRLARSLFLYGLCNGWINEGTPIIEASSGSTAVSEAYFARLLGLPFIAVMPSCTARRKIEQITFYGGNCHFVEQSGQIYAASEELAKELHGHYMDQFTYAERATDWRGNNNIADSIYRQMEREPFPTPDYLVMSAGTGGTSATLGRYIRYKGLDTQLVVVDPENSVFYDCYRQQDRTLTGKCGSLIEGIGRPRAEPSFIPGVIDDMIKVPDAASIATLYWLEQILGRKVGPSTGTNVWGMLQLAAKMVAEGRRGAIVTLLCDSGERYLDTYYNQDWVKSHIGDVMPYLQQLTEKYRLP
- the queC gene encoding 7-cyano-7-deazaguanine synthase QueC, whose translation is MTSAVVVFSGGQDSTTCLIQALQQYDDVHCVTFDYGQRHRAEIDVAAELAQMLGAKAHKVLNVSLLNELAVSSLTRDNIPVPEFDATSDGLPSTFVPGRNILFLTLASIYAYQVGANTVITGVCETDFSGYPDCRDEFVKALNQAVALGLAKDIRFVTPLMWLNKAETWALADYYQQLDIVKNHTLTCYNGIKGTGCGQCAACHLRAKGLAEYQHNPSAVMASLKHKTGLK
- a CDS encoding ComEA family DNA-binding protein, whose product is MKNSGIKALCLIVGMSLSGVSTWLHASPGTTTPEKTAATAVKPSSPEQKTEKSAKPATTSDEEEVSINTATAEQLAAALNGVGLKKAQAIVSYREQNGPFTQIDQLQEVPGIGSALIERNQSRLRL
- the ppiD gene encoding peptidylprolyl isomerase, with translation MMDNLRAAANNVVLKIILALIIGSFVLTGVGDYLIRGSGDYAAKVNGQEITRSQLEQGVQNERSRQQEMLGDNFSALAANEGYMQQLRKQVLSQLIDETLVVQYAHTLGLSISDDQVKQAIFVVPEFQTNNRFDNDKYLSQVRQLGLTTDAYVQFLRKQLLTQQLIRGLGNTDFVLPQELNNLVAMAAQDRTIRTATIDLNARARNQTVSDEEVKNFYDQNKGRYLAPEQFKVSYIMLDAAAIMDKTKVDSSDIAAYYEQHKSEFTQPERKKYSVIQLKTEADAKAVLEQLKKGADFAALAKEKSTDIVSRRNGGDLGWMDDGSTVDEIKQAGLKQKGQLSDVVKSSVGYLIIRLDDIQAQRVKALDEVRADLAEKVKREKSLDAFYALQQKVSEAASNDNESLISAEKVANVKAVQTDWFTRDNVPAALNFQPVTQAILGGSLVGENGTPGNNSDVISVEGDRAFVLRVTDHKPETTQPLDQVREQVVQALKRQNAEQQARVDAEKILADLHQGKTDSMKTAGLSFSAAKEMSSVGQTDALAETVFAMPQPKKDQPSYAVAQDQAGNIVLVALDAVKPHTLSDEQKKQFGTQIEQSSVGALFDTLLTSLRSQAKIKFGNAAQEVQ
- the hupB gene encoding nucleoid-associated protein HU-beta codes for the protein MNKSQLIDKIAADADISKAAAGRVLDAIIGSVTESLKAGDDVALVGFGTFSVRERAARTGRNPQTGKEINIPAAKVPGFRAGKALKDSVN
- the lon gene encoding endopeptidase La; amino-acid sequence: MNPERSERIEIPVLPLRDVVVYPHMVIPLFVGREKSIRCLEAAMDHDKKIMLVAQKEASTDEPGVNDLFSVGTVASILQMLKLPDGTVKVLVEGLQRARITTLSDSGEHFAAQAEYLESPAIEEREQEVLMRTAINQFEGYIKLNKKIPPEVLTSLNSIDDAARLADTIAAHMPLKLADKQSVLEMSDVTERLEYLMAMMESEIDLLQVEKRIRSRVKKQMEKSQREYYLNEQMKAIQKELGEMDDAPDEQEALKRKIDSANMPKDAREKAEAELQKLRMMSPMSAEATVVRSYIDWMVQVPWQARSKVKKDLVKAQEMLDSDHYGLERVKERILEYLAVQSRVSKIRGPILCLVGPPGVGKTSLGQSIAKATGRKYVRMALGGVRDEAEIRGHRRTYIGSMPGKLIQKMAKVGVKNPLFLLDEIDKMSSDMRGDPASALLEVLDPEQNVAFNDHYLEVDYDLSDVMFVATSNSMNIPAPLLDRMEVIRLSGYTEDEKLNIARQHLLPKQIERNALKKGELTVEDSAIIGIIRYYTREAGVRSLEREISKLCRKAVKALMMDKAIKHILITGDNLKEYLGVQRHDYGRADEENRVGQVTGLAWTEVGGDLLTIETASVPGKGKLTYTGSLGEVMQESIQAALTVVRARAEKLGINSDFYEKRDIHVHVPEGATPKDGPSAGIAMCTALVSCLTGNPVRADVAMTGEITLRGLVLPIGGLKEKLLAAHRGGIKTVLIPEENKRDLEEIPQNVIADLDIHPVKRIEEVLTLALQNSPYGMDVVKSVAKK